From Mastacembelus armatus chromosome 13, fMasArm1.2, whole genome shotgun sequence, one genomic window encodes:
- the LOC113137556 gene encoding neprilysin isoform X1, protein MPIYVIDRKYPDTSGELTEAAAKGEDLIMTESNPPKSVKKPRWTSLEISLITIVSLLFIVIVALVILFATQRTDEICITADCTQSASRLIESMDATIDPCEDFFQFACGGWLKKHVIPETSSVYTTFDILRDELEIILKGVLEKTVEGEATALTKAKTLYKSCINESLIELRGGFPLLDILPDVFEWPMAVDDWEISYGKKWRLEDVLSKLNVRYGTEPFIHFFVGTDDRKSNSHVIHFDQQSGLGLLSKAHYSCTGHYSETCQAYKQYISNLVKLVRTDRGLANNEAHITEEVARIMDLEADIANATDTPEERNNPVWLYNKMELGDLNANFSLEVESQVFDWSYFTAKIMDSVNLTVTDTEKVVNYAPNYFRRLKLVLARYTKRDLQNYIAWRFAMSMVMGLSRPYRDTGKAFRKAMFGTSSESAVWRQCTHYVNNNMKSAMGRLYVEEAFSEKSKETMLEMIKEIQDVFISTLDELPWMDAETKKAAEEKALAILKLIGYPDYIMDDEYLNDEYKDLSFSEEEYFENNIQNLEHLQKKRLKKLRVRVNKEEWISGAAVVNAFYSSTKNRIVFPAGILRPPFFSKGQAKSLNYGGIGMVIGHEITHGFDDNGRIYNKDGDLQDWWTLDSSRRFLELSKCIVEQYSNFSWDLANGYHLNGNNTLGENIADNGGIRQAYKAYKNYVKKHGEEPPLPGIDLSHDQIFFLNFAQVWCGKYRPEQAVNSVKVNVHSPGKFRVLGTLQNFPEFAKAFNCNKSSYMVPDHICRVW, encoded by the exons ATGCCCATATATGTCATTGACCGAAAATATCCCGACACATCTG GTGAGTTGACAGAGGCAGCAGCTAAAGGAGAAGACTTGATAATGACAGAGAGCAACCCCCCCAAGTCGGTTAAGAAGCCCCGCTGGACCTCTCTCGAGATCAGCCTCATTACCATTGTCTCTTTGCTCTTCATCGTCATTGTCGCCCTCGTCATCCTCTTTGCCACACAGAGGACTG ATGAAATCTGCATCACAGCTGACTGCACGCAGTcag CATCTCGTCTGATTGAGAGCATGGATGCTACCATTGACCCTTGTGAGGACTTCTTCCAGTTTGCCTGTGGAGGATGGCTTAAAAAGCATGTCATCCCGGAGACCAGCTCTGTATACACCACCTTTGACATCTTACGAGATGAACTGGAGATCATCCTCAAAG GTGTTCTTGAAAAAACAGTGGAGGGCGAAGCCACCGCTCTCACAAAGGCCAAGACCCTTTACAAGTCCTGCATCAACGAGA GTTTAATTGAGCTCAGGGGAGGGTTTCCTTTGCTCGACATTCTGCCCGATGTGTTTGAGTGGCCCATGGCTGTGGATGACTGGGAAATCAGCTACG GTAAAAAATGGAGGTTGGAGGATGTCCTTTCCAAGCTGAATGTGAGATATGGAACTGAGCCCtttattcacttttttgttGGCACTGATGACCGGAAATCCAATTCACACGTCATTCAT TTTGACCAGCAGTCAGGCCTCGGCCTATTGTCCAAAGCTCACTATTCCTGCACTGGACACTACTCAGAG ACATGTCAGGCTTACAAGCAGTACATAAGTAACCTGGTTAAGCTGGTCCGCACTGACCGGGGACTGGCCAACAATGAAGCCCACATCACAGAGGAGGTGGCACGAATTATGGACCTGGAGGCTGACATTGCAAAC GCTACTGATACTCCTGAAGAGCGTAACAACCCAGTGTGGCTTTACAACAAGATGGAACTGGGTGATCTGAATGCCAATTTCAGCCTTGAGGTGGAGTCACAG GTCTTTGATTGGAGTTACTTCACCGCTAAAATAATGGATTCAGTCAACCTCACTGTTACCGATACAGAGAAGGTTGTAAACTACGCCCCCAACTATTTCAGAAGACTCAAACTTGTCTTGGCCCGATACACCaagag GGATCTGCAGAACTACATTGCGTGGCGTTTTGCTATGAGCATGGTCATGGGGCTGAGCAGACCTTACAGGGACACTGGGAAAGCCTTTCGCAAG GCTATGTTTGGCACGTCTTCTGAGTCAGCAGTGTGGCGACAGTGCACACATTACGTcaacaacaacatgaaaagTGCTATGGGACGACTGTATGTGGAGGAGGCGTTTTcagaaaagagcaaagagaCG ATGTTAGAAATGATCAAAGAAATCCAGGATGTGTTCATTAGTACCCTTGATGAGCTGCCCTGGATGGATGCAGAGACCAAGAAAGCAGCTGAGGAGAAG GCCCTAGCTATTCTTAAACTCATCGGTTATCCTGACTACATCATGGATGATGAATATCTCAATGATGAGTACAAAGAT CTGAGCTTCAGTGAAGAGGAGTACTTTGAAAACAACATACAGAACCTGGAGCATTTGCAAAAGAAACGCCTGAAGAAactcagagtcagagtcaacAAAGAGGA GTGGATaagtggagctgctgttgtcaATGCTTTCTACTCATCCACCAAAAACCGCATAG TATTCCCTGCCGGCATCCTCCGGCCTCCTTTCTTCAGCAAAGGCCAGGCTAAATCTCTTAACTATGGTGGCATTGGCATGGTCATTGGTCACGAGATCACACATGGCTTTGATGACAATG GCCGTATCTATAATAAGGATGGTGACCTACAGGACTGGTGGACACTAGACTCCTCTCGGAGGTTCCTGGAGCTGTCAAAGTGCATTGTTGAACAGTATAGCAACTTCTCTTGGGACCTGGCAAATGGATATCAT TTAAATGGTAACAACACCCTCGGGGAGAACATTGCTGACAATGGAGGGATACGACAAGCATATAAG GCTTACAAGAACTATGTTAAGAAGCATGGAGAGGAGCCACCACTCCCTGGCATTGATCTTTCCCATGACCAAATCTTCTTCCTAAACTTTGCTCAG GTGTGGTGTGGAAAATACCGACCAGAGCAAGCTGTTAATTCAGTTAAAGTAAATGTACACAGTCCAGGAAAATTTAG GGTACTGGGCACTCTTCAGAATTTTCCAGAATTTGCCAAAGCATTCAACTGCAACAAGAGCAGCTACATGGTCCCTGACCACATATGTCGCGTGTGGTGA
- the LOC113137556 gene encoding neprilysin isoform X2 translates to MTESNPPKSVKKPRWTSLEISLITIVSLLFIVIVALVILFATQRTDEICITADCTQSASRLIESMDATIDPCEDFFQFACGGWLKKHVIPETSSVYTTFDILRDELEIILKGVLEKTVEGEATALTKAKTLYKSCINESLIELRGGFPLLDILPDVFEWPMAVDDWEISYGKKWRLEDVLSKLNVRYGTEPFIHFFVGTDDRKSNSHVIHFDQQSGLGLLSKAHYSCTGHYSETCQAYKQYISNLVKLVRTDRGLANNEAHITEEVARIMDLEADIANATDTPEERNNPVWLYNKMELGDLNANFSLEVESQVFDWSYFTAKIMDSVNLTVTDTEKVVNYAPNYFRRLKLVLARYTKRDLQNYIAWRFAMSMVMGLSRPYRDTGKAFRKAMFGTSSESAVWRQCTHYVNNNMKSAMGRLYVEEAFSEKSKETMLEMIKEIQDVFISTLDELPWMDAETKKAAEEKALAILKLIGYPDYIMDDEYLNDEYKDLSFSEEEYFENNIQNLEHLQKKRLKKLRVRVNKEEWISGAAVVNAFYSSTKNRIVFPAGILRPPFFSKGQAKSLNYGGIGMVIGHEITHGFDDNGRIYNKDGDLQDWWTLDSSRRFLELSKCIVEQYSNFSWDLANGYHLNGNNTLGENIADNGGIRQAYKAYKNYVKKHGEEPPLPGIDLSHDQIFFLNFAQVWCGKYRPEQAVNSVKVNVHSPGKFRVLGTLQNFPEFAKAFNCNKSSYMVPDHICRVW, encoded by the exons ATGACAGAGAGCAACCCCCCCAAGTCGGTTAAGAAGCCCCGCTGGACCTCTCTCGAGATCAGCCTCATTACCATTGTCTCTTTGCTCTTCATCGTCATTGTCGCCCTCGTCATCCTCTTTGCCACACAGAGGACTG ATGAAATCTGCATCACAGCTGACTGCACGCAGTcag CATCTCGTCTGATTGAGAGCATGGATGCTACCATTGACCCTTGTGAGGACTTCTTCCAGTTTGCCTGTGGAGGATGGCTTAAAAAGCATGTCATCCCGGAGACCAGCTCTGTATACACCACCTTTGACATCTTACGAGATGAACTGGAGATCATCCTCAAAG GTGTTCTTGAAAAAACAGTGGAGGGCGAAGCCACCGCTCTCACAAAGGCCAAGACCCTTTACAAGTCCTGCATCAACGAGA GTTTAATTGAGCTCAGGGGAGGGTTTCCTTTGCTCGACATTCTGCCCGATGTGTTTGAGTGGCCCATGGCTGTGGATGACTGGGAAATCAGCTACG GTAAAAAATGGAGGTTGGAGGATGTCCTTTCCAAGCTGAATGTGAGATATGGAACTGAGCCCtttattcacttttttgttGGCACTGATGACCGGAAATCCAATTCACACGTCATTCAT TTTGACCAGCAGTCAGGCCTCGGCCTATTGTCCAAAGCTCACTATTCCTGCACTGGACACTACTCAGAG ACATGTCAGGCTTACAAGCAGTACATAAGTAACCTGGTTAAGCTGGTCCGCACTGACCGGGGACTGGCCAACAATGAAGCCCACATCACAGAGGAGGTGGCACGAATTATGGACCTGGAGGCTGACATTGCAAAC GCTACTGATACTCCTGAAGAGCGTAACAACCCAGTGTGGCTTTACAACAAGATGGAACTGGGTGATCTGAATGCCAATTTCAGCCTTGAGGTGGAGTCACAG GTCTTTGATTGGAGTTACTTCACCGCTAAAATAATGGATTCAGTCAACCTCACTGTTACCGATACAGAGAAGGTTGTAAACTACGCCCCCAACTATTTCAGAAGACTCAAACTTGTCTTGGCCCGATACACCaagag GGATCTGCAGAACTACATTGCGTGGCGTTTTGCTATGAGCATGGTCATGGGGCTGAGCAGACCTTACAGGGACACTGGGAAAGCCTTTCGCAAG GCTATGTTTGGCACGTCTTCTGAGTCAGCAGTGTGGCGACAGTGCACACATTACGTcaacaacaacatgaaaagTGCTATGGGACGACTGTATGTGGAGGAGGCGTTTTcagaaaagagcaaagagaCG ATGTTAGAAATGATCAAAGAAATCCAGGATGTGTTCATTAGTACCCTTGATGAGCTGCCCTGGATGGATGCAGAGACCAAGAAAGCAGCTGAGGAGAAG GCCCTAGCTATTCTTAAACTCATCGGTTATCCTGACTACATCATGGATGATGAATATCTCAATGATGAGTACAAAGAT CTGAGCTTCAGTGAAGAGGAGTACTTTGAAAACAACATACAGAACCTGGAGCATTTGCAAAAGAAACGCCTGAAGAAactcagagtcagagtcaacAAAGAGGA GTGGATaagtggagctgctgttgtcaATGCTTTCTACTCATCCACCAAAAACCGCATAG TATTCCCTGCCGGCATCCTCCGGCCTCCTTTCTTCAGCAAAGGCCAGGCTAAATCTCTTAACTATGGTGGCATTGGCATGGTCATTGGTCACGAGATCACACATGGCTTTGATGACAATG GCCGTATCTATAATAAGGATGGTGACCTACAGGACTGGTGGACACTAGACTCCTCTCGGAGGTTCCTGGAGCTGTCAAAGTGCATTGTTGAACAGTATAGCAACTTCTCTTGGGACCTGGCAAATGGATATCAT TTAAATGGTAACAACACCCTCGGGGAGAACATTGCTGACAATGGAGGGATACGACAAGCATATAAG GCTTACAAGAACTATGTTAAGAAGCATGGAGAGGAGCCACCACTCCCTGGCATTGATCTTTCCCATGACCAAATCTTCTTCCTAAACTTTGCTCAG GTGTGGTGTGGAAAATACCGACCAGAGCAAGCTGTTAATTCAGTTAAAGTAAATGTACACAGTCCAGGAAAATTTAG GGTACTGGGCACTCTTCAGAATTTTCCAGAATTTGCCAAAGCATTCAACTGCAACAAGAGCAGCTACATGGTCCCTGACCACATATGTCGCGTGTGGTGA
- the LOC113122912 gene encoding extracellular calcium-sensing receptor-like: MAPQPEVEFQSEKANASCEIFNQRAYRWLRAMIFAVEEINSNPDLLPNFTLGYLVADTCLAESTTLLAAMAMVTGQEAYLANSECGSVHTVPVIVGDSRTSASIIVANTLGVFDIPMVSYLASCGCLSDKRRYPLFFRTTPSDAAEARAMAELLRLMGWTWVGLVSADDDFGRFGIQMLMEALRGTEVCVAYHEVIPKDYPKMTMQRIVETIQKSTARVVVTFLIDPDAKALFEEVAHQNITDKQWIANDAWATYAAISGPHYIPSLAGTIGFALRKANIPGLGNFLTHIHPSSSKSDPFVKELWEILFGCSFHSGIGRPLCSGSEVIGIGESLYADVSQLRITYNVYKAVYAIAHAIKNMLACEPGKGPFLKGQCPDVERLQPLQIAHYLREVNFTTPLNEWMKFDQNGDPPASYDIINWHVTAQGTGDFVTVGHFVSSQESGGQFHIDMDRVMWGAGSRHEVPVSVCSRPCPPGTRRAVQKGRPVCCFDCLPCAEGEISNQTGSLECFRCPERFWSNSNRTVCIPQQVDFLSYSDTMGIILSIVSAVGAALTAATFTTFLYYRHTPLVRANNSEVSFMLLLSLKLCFLCALAFIGQPVAWSCMLRHTLFGISFVLCISCVLSRTMVVLVAFRSTLPGENLMRYVGPAQQRLAISICTLVQVLICVLWLTLAPPQPTERDIVDNWGPRIILECAMGSVVGFSLVLGYIGLLACLCLLLAFLARKLPDNFNEAKLITFSMLIFCAVWVAFVPAYVSSPGKYTVAVEIFAILASSYGLLLCIFAPKCFIILLRPEKNTKKHMMTR; the protein is encoded by the exons ATGGCACCACAGCCTGAGGTGGAATTTCAGAGTGAGAAGGCTAATGCATCTTGTGAAAT CTTTAACCAGAGAGCGTATCGCTGGCTTCGGGCCATGATCTTTGCAGTGGAGGAAATTAACAGTAATCCAGATCTCCTGCCCAACTTCACCCTTGGCTATCTGGTAGCTGACACCTGTTTAGCAGAAAGCACCACTCTATTGGCAGCCATGGCTATGGTAACTGGACAGGAAGCTTATTTGGCAAATTCAGAATGTGGATCTGTGCATACAGTGCCAGTTATTGTTGGTGATTCACGCACTTCAGCCTCCATTATTGTGGCAAACACCCTCGGGGTGTTTGATATACCCATG GTAAGCTACTTAGCCTCCTGTGGGTGTTTGAGTGATAAGAGGAGGTATCCGCTGTTTTTCCGCACAACACCCAGTGATGCTGCAGAGGCGAGGGCCATGGCTGAACTGCTGCGTCTGATGGGGTGGACGTGGGTGGGTCTGGTGTCAGCGGATGATGATTTTGGCAGATTTGGGATTCAGATGTTAATGGAAGCACTCAGGGGAACTGAAGTGTGTGTTGCCTACCATGAAGTAATTCCAAAG GACTATCCAAAGATGACAATGCAAAGAATAGTTGAAACCATCCAGAAATCCACTGCCAGAGTTGTGGTAACATTTCTTATAGACCCAGATGCAAAG GCATTGTTTGAGGAAGTGGCTCACCAAAACATAACAGATAAGCAGTGGATTGCTAATGATGCATGGGCTACTTATGCTGCTATCTCAGGCCCTCATTATATTCCCTCACTGGCTGGGACAATAGGATTTGCTCTGCGGAAAGCCAATATCCCAGGACTGGGAAACTTTCTGACTCACATTCATCCCAGTTCATCCAAGTCAGACCCTTTTGTGAAAGAACTCTGGGAAATACTGTTTGGATGCTCTTTTCATTCTGGCATTGGTCGGCCATTGTGTTCAGGCTCAGAGGTCATAG GAATTGGGGAGAGCTTGTATGCAGATGTGTCCCAGCTAAGAATCACTTATAATGTTTACAAGGCTGTGTATGCTATTGCTCATGCAATCAAAAATATGCTGGCCTGTGAACCTGGAAAAGGTCCCTTCCTGAAAGGCCAGTGTCCTGATGTTGAGAGGCTGCAGCCTTTACAG ATAGCTCACTACCTGAGAGAAGTGAACTTTACGACACCtttgaatgaatggatgaaatTTGACCAAAACGGAGACCCCCCTGCCTCATATGATATCATCAACTGGCACGTTACAGCTCAGGGAACAGGGGATTTTGTCACTGTTGGCCATTTTGTGTCGTCTCAAGAGTCAGGTGGTCAGTTTCACATTGACATGGACAGAGTGATGTGGGGAGCAGGTAGCAGACATGAG gttcctgtgtctgtgtgtagtcGACCTTGTCCTCCTGGTACAAGGAGAGCTGTGCAGAAAGGGAGACCTGTGTGCTGCTTTGATTGCCTGCCCTGTGCCGAGGGAGAAATCAGCAACCAAACAG GTTCACTGGAGTGTTTTCGATGTCCAGAGCGGTTCTGGTCCAACTCAAATCGCACTGTTTGCATTCCCCAGCAGGTGGACTTTCTTTCTTATAGCGACACCATGGGAATCATCCTTTCCATAGTGTCAGCTGTTGGGGCAGCGCTAACAGCTGCCACATTTACCACTTTCCTTTACTATCGACACACACCTCTG GTTCGGGCCAACAACTCAGAGGTGAGCTTCATGCTCCTGCTGTCGCTCAAGTTGTGCTTCTTGTGTGCACTGGCTTTCATTGGACAACCAGTAGCTTGGTCCTGTATGTTGAGACATACACTGTTTGGAATCAGCTTTGTGTTGTGTATCTCCTGTGTGCTGAGCCGCACTATGGTGGTCCTGGTGGCCTTTCGCTCTACGCTGCCCGGGGAAAACCTGATGCGTTACGTTGGGCCTGCTCAGCAGAGGTTGGCCATCTCCATCTGCACCCTGGTACAG GTGCTGATCTGTGTGCTGTGGCTGACCCTGGCCCCTCCTCAGCCTACAGAAAGAGATATTGTGGACAACTGGGGACCCAGGATCATTCTTGAATGTGCTATGGGCTCTGTAGTTGGCTTCTCACTTGTTCTAGGCTACATAGGCCTGCTGGcctgtctctgcctcctcctggcTTTCCTGGCTAGAAAACTTCCAGACAACTTTAATGAAGCCAAACTgatcaccttcagcatgctgatcTTTTGTGCTGTTTGGGTGGCCTTTGTTCCCGCCTATGTCAGCTCTCCTGGAAAGTACACTGTCGCAGTAGAGATTTTTGCCATCCTGGCCTCAAGTTATGGTCTTCTGCTCTGTATCTTTGCTCCaaagtgttttattattcttctgAGGCCTGAGAAAAACACCAAGAAACATATGATGACCAGATAA